The nucleotide window CTTTTCCGAACATCAATCAAAATACGAATGAGTGCGTTTCCGAATTTTTCAATCCAACATTCAGTATTTATCCACAATTATCAAAATTTCGACAATGTAAAGAGTTCGTTTCCGAATCTAATAGTATAAAAGAGATAATTTTCGTCCGACTAGTTGGGTTTAGGAGCGCTTTTCCGAAATATCCAGAGTGCTTTTCCGAAATAAAATGAGCGCCTTTCCGAATTGAAGAATTTGCTTAAACCGATTATACTTTTAAATGACATAGTCATAGGCGACAAAATAAACTCAATGGTCACATATGTTCAATTCTTAATCATAGATCGCCTTGAATAAAACTTTTGAATATTCAATTATGACTTTTTACAATCATAAAAGTTCACTCCGCCATTTATAACAATTAGTTTAATAGCAGTAATACGGTTAAATATGAATTTTGTAAAATAATTTAACAAAAGAATTACTGATGAAAAACAACTTTTTTATGCTGCTTTGTTTCTGTGTTAATTCATTTCTGTTTTCTCAGGTAGGAATCAACACCTCATCTCCTGAGACTACTTTTGAAGTTGTAGGAAAAGCAGAAGACATCAATCATTATGATGGAATTCTCCCCCCACGCATTACGGGAGATCAGTTGCAGAAAAAAACATACAATTATTCAAAGAAAGGTGCTGTTATATTTGTCACCACTGCACCATCAAACTTATCAGGTCAGGTAGCTGATATTACAGAGCCAGGGCTATATTACTTTAGCGGATATTCGTGGAAATCTATATCCAATCAAAAGGAACCAATAGAATATAGAATTATTCTGTCATTTGATAACAGCAATGATGATGTTCTGACAGAATCATCAAAGTGGTCTGAGCCTCTTAATCTTTCGTCTGACAAAAATGTTTACTTAACATCCTCAAAACATTATTCGATAGGAACAAAAAAATATGGAGGCTTTAAAGGCTCGGTAACTTTAAGGAAATTAGAAGGGATAGTGAATATAAAATTTGAAATTAGCAGAGCATCTGATGCACCTAATGTTTTAGATGATGTTTTATTTGATATTTCGGGAATATGCAACGAAATCGGATACTTTCCTAAAGATATAGTTTTTATGCAAAATGAAAATTCAACTTATGTAATTCCGGTACTGCTTCAAAATAATACCATATATATTATTGCAGGAAACTTAAATATGATAAACTCAAACGCCACTGGTGAAGTGCAAGGCTACTCAAATTGGATCAAACCTCACTCCAAATAGCTATACCACAAAAGTAGATTCTAAAAACATAGTGAACTATAATCAAATAACAAAATGAAAAACAACTTTCTAAAACTATTTTTTTTATTGATAAGTGCCAACTTTTTCTCACAAGTCGGTATCAATACTCAAACGCCTAAAGCTACCTTAGAAGTAGTAGGCAAACCAGATGATGCCAATCATTTCGATGGGATCATTCTACCAAGAATTAGTGGAGATCAATTGGCAACAAAAACTTACACTACAGCACAGAAGGGAGCAATAGTTTTCGTTCTATCACCTGCCACCAATTTATCAGGGCAATCTGTTCATCTTGAAAAGTCAGGTCTATATTATTTCGACGGTCAAAAATGGGTTCCATTACTTCAAAGTGATCCATTGGAAGTTGTCTCTCAAACAGGTAATACTTCCACGCTGGAACTTATTGTAAAAAATAATCTGAAGCTTGATTTTGATCAAAAAGAAAATTATATCATCGGTAAATCTAGAAGCACTATCGCCGGTGAATACAACTCAATTTTTGCAACGGACTCAAACATAACTTCCGGAAAAGGGAATTCGGCCAGTGCCTATGCAATGTCTCAAGGAGAAATTACTGGAAAACTAAATTATGGAGCGGGGGTATCAGCACTAAATGGTATTATTAATGGAACAATTTCCGGAAACAGGAATATTGGAATCGGTGCAGGAGCAATGTCATATATCACATCAGGCAATGATAATATTTCTATAGGATATCTGTCGGGTACAGGCAATAGAACTGGATCTAATAATGTTTTTATTGGTGTCGGTGCAGGAAGCCCCGCATCTGGAAATAGAAGTATTAGTAATAAGCTGGCAATTCATTCAACACCAGTAACCACCAGTTCAACAAATTTTTGGGATAGCATTACAAACAATTATACAGACTATAAGTTTGCGCTAATCTCTGGAGATTTTTCTGAAAGATGGCTCAATATCAATGGAAAACTGAGTGTTACACCTTCACAAATGCCCGATGCAGACGGAGATCCAGCTTACACCAAAAAAGTTGTAGCCAAAGCGGATGGCAGCTTTGGTTTTGCAACTGAAGTAATTCCTATTCCCCCATCAAATGGAACCTTTATATTAAAAAGTGTGAACGGAGTGCCAGGATGGGTTACTCAATAAGATTAATTTCAAAATGAAACCGCTACTATTAAGTAGCGGTTTTGTCTTTACTGAAAACATCATCACCTTATCAGCCACTGATTCAAATCTTTATAATGTTGGTACATCCAGGAAAAATCTTCAACATTTTTATAGCTGTTGCGGATCTGCTCTACGACAGTTTTTCCCGTTTTATCATTATCAAGAAATAGAGATATTTTTTTGTATTTCTTTAGTATTTTATCTCCCGCTAAGAGCATCGATGTTGAATTAAAGACTAAATAATCTGCATCTGAAGAAAATTTATCATCTTCTATCGTTTTATATGACAAATAATCAAAAAAGCCCTCAAATACAACAATTTCATTATTTTGCTGATTTCCCTTCTTTATTAACGTCACATCTTTTGGTCCGAGGCAGATTTTAGAATATTTATTACGGACTTCAATACCTCCTGAATTATTAAAAAAAGCAATCGCAAAATAATATTTATCTTCTATTTTGTAATGGATCTCTTTGATAAGACTTTTACAATTCAAAACTCCCCTTGACTTAAGATACTCTAGCAACGCAGGATGCTCGACATCGATTGTTTTTAAAACATTATAAGTAAAGCCATCATTTGTTTCAACCACATTATCTATTGTAGGCGAAAAATCAAGCTTATTTAAATATTCAAGCGCTGTTGAAACATTACATTTATTAATAGCTTGAACTATTGATATAACATCATATATTTTACCTGTTCCAAAATCAAAAGCTGTATTCTTAATGAAATCTACAGACAGGCTGGCTGTTTTCTCTTGTCTATCTAATGCAAAATAAAATGCTGTTCTTTTGTTTTCTTTTACAGGGAATAGACCATAGGATTCCATAACCGTCCTGATACTGACGTTTTGTTTTATTTGCTCACAATTCATTGTAAATAAAATATTAGATTAATTAAAAAATGACGGGATATCCATCCGGAAGAAATTTTCCCATTCTTGTGTCCCGGTAAAGTTCTATCATAAGTTGTTGTATCTCCTTTAAAAATACCTTACCACTAAAATCAGAGGATCGTAGTTTTAATTTTCTATTTTTTTTGATAAAGTAATTGTAAGATTTCTCTATCAGCTCTCTTGTCTGTAATATATTTCGATAATGATATGCGAACTGCAGCATTTCCTGCTCCTGCAATCTGTACCTTTTTTTAAAATAATTAATTCGATAGGTGATGAACAAGTGTTCGCTATCTATATTCAAATCTGCTTCCTGAATTTTTTCAGTGGAATATGGATGAATTGCAATGTTTTCTCCTTTGCATTTGAAATTAAATGACACTGTACTGTATTTATCGAGACTGCCCTTAACCTGTTTTAAAAATTTAAAACAAAAATCATTTGCTGTTCGATAATTTAAGTCAAACTTCGAATTAAATGTTGACAGTTTCAATACAGTGCCAGTTGATGGAAGTTTAGCCAGCCAAATTGCAAATATGATATGTTTATTATTTTTAATATTATACACCAACTGATAAAGCATATAATTATATTCCGGTATTACAATTAATTTCTTCAGCCAATAACTGCTGATAAGAAAAGATGTGTAGCCTCTTTCATCGTAGGTTGGTGTTGATATAAGTCCTGCAAAAGTTTTGATTTCCTTACCTTTTCTATTCTGGGACTTATACCATCCCATCTTAAATTTTGCTAAAAACTCATAGGCATTAATTACCTGCTTTGTTGAGCCACTGGGAGAAATTTTGCTATTCTTAATTTTAAGCAGGGCGAAAGTATTATTTTCAGTCTCAAAATCATCATCGAACAAAGAGAGTTGCTTCGGACGATCTTCAGGTCTGAATTGTTCATTACTTATAATAGAGATTATATTAAATATAACCCTTAGCGCATTGATGGGAATGTTGGCGGCTTGACTATTTTCATCAAAGATAAAATCATCAACAAAATGGTTGCCTATTCTTATACTCTCAGGAATTCTTTCATTTTTAAATTCCTTGCGAATGATTTTCTGACTGCTATCTTGTAACGACATCATCTTTTTCTTTATTGCAGTTTATTAGTTCATATTCATTGTTAATTAGAACTAAAGCTCTCTCAACGTCCAGGACAATTTTTCGCCCCTCCTGAG belongs to Chryseobacterium gleum and includes:
- a CDS encoding toprim domain-containing protein, whose protein sequence is MESYGLFPVKENKRTAFYFALDRQEKTASLSVDFIKNTAFDFGTGKIYDVISIVQAINKCNVSTALEYLNKLDFSPTIDNVVETNDGFTYNVLKTIDVEHPALLEYLKSRGVLNCKSLIKEIHYKIEDKYYFAIAFFNNSGGIEVRNKYSKICLGPKDVTLIKKGNQQNNEIVVFEGFFDYLSYKTIEDDKFSSDADYLVFNSTSMLLAGDKILKKYKKISLFLDNDKTGKTVVEQIRNSYKNVEDFSWMYQHYKDLNQWLIR